Genomic window (Nocardia farcinica):
GAGGTGCGGCATGGACCGCAGCGTGAAAGCCCCAGGACAGAACGGATTTTCGGAGTGGGCGCCGGTGCTGGTGCCTGGCGCAGTCGGCGGCGTGATCGAGGCGGCGGGGTTGTCGTTGCGGGTGGGGGAGTACCTCTACGCCGACACCCCGCAGACGGACGTGCCGTGGAACCCGATCGCGCTCGGGATCCACCTGGCCACCGGGCAGCTGGAGTGGACCGGCGCGGCCACCGGCGGCGCGGTCACCCTCGCGGCCGGGACCGCGGTCACGGTGGCCGGGAGCGTGTGGGCGTGGCGGGCGACCTGCCGCCAGTGCCGCAAGCTCGCCGACAAGCGCGGCCAGGTCTCGCGCCTGGCGGGCAAGGCGTTCGGGCGCACCGGCATCCGCAAGGAGGCGATCGATTCTCAGGCCCGCTACATGGCGCGGGGCAAGGAGCTGGCTGATCTGAGCCGGGAGGCGATCCTGGGCAAGGCCCGGGATCTGCAGGTGCAGCTGCGCGCCGGTGACGCCCCGGGCGTGCTGATCGGGCGTGCGGTCGCCGACGGGCGCGAGCTGTATGCCTCGTATGAGGATCTGCACCTGGACATCTGGGGTCCACGCTCGGGCAAGTCCACCTCGCGGGTGATCCCGGCGGTGATGGAGGCCCCCGGCGCGGTGGTCGCCACGTCGAACAAGCGCGATGTCGTGGATGCCACCCGCGGCGCTCGGGGTGAGCAGGGTCAGGTGTGGGTGTTCGACCCGCAGGGCGTGGCGAGCGAGCCGTGCACCTGGTACTGGGATCCGATCGCGTGGGTGCTGGGGGAGGACGGCGGCGCCGGTGCCCAAGAGCGTGCCGCCGAGCTGGCCGGGCATTTCGCCGCAGGCGGTGAGGCCGACAAGCGGGATGCGTTCTTCGACCCCGAGGGCGAAGACCTGCTCGCGGGCCTGATCCTGGCTGCCGCGGTGGACAAGAAGCCGATCACGCAGGTGTTCGAGTGGGTCACCTCCGCTCATGAGGACGCCCCGGTCCGGATTCTGCGCGATGCCGGGTTCGGGTTGGTCGCCGGAGCGCTGGCCGACCAGTACCAGGCCCCGGAGAAGCAGCGCGGTGGCGTGTTCTCGACGGCGAAGAAGATGGCGGCCTGCCTGAAGTACGCGCGGATCCAGCCGTGGGTGTGCCCGCCGGCCAAGGGGGACGCCCCGCGCAAGGCGTTCGACGCCGCGCAGTTCGTGCGCAGCCGCGACACCCTCTACCCGCTGAGCAAGGAGGGCAAGGGCAGCGCGGGCCCGCTGGTGACCGCCCTGTGCGCGGCCATCGCCGCCGCTGGCGAGGCCGAGGGCACCCGGCACCCGGGCGGGCGGTTGCCGGTGCCGCTGCTGATCGTGCTCGACGAGGCCGCCAACATCGTGCGCTGGGCTGATCTGCCCAAGCAGTACTCCCACTTCGGGTCCCGCGGGATGGTCGTGATGACCATCCTGCAGTCGTGGGCCCAGGGGGTGCGCTGCTGGGGGCATGAGGGCATGACCGCGCTGTGGTCGGCCGCCAACGTCAAGGTTCTCGGCGCGGGCCTGGACGATGCGGCGTTTCTGCGGGACCGCTCGGAGCTGATCGGCCCGCACTACGAGTTGACCACCTCCACCAGCCGCAGCCACGGCCAGAACGGGTCGCGGTCCACCTCGACCTCGCGCACCAGCGAAGTCACCCTGCACGCCAGCGATCTGGCGGCGCTGCCCAAGGGCCGGGTCGTCATCTTCATCTCCGGGCATCGCCCGACGTTGGGCCAGGCGGTGCCGTGGATGCAGCGCCCCTACGCCGCGCAGGTCCGCGCCGCGCTCGACCGGGCCGCCCGAGCTACCCACCCACAGCCCAGCGAGGTCCGCCCGCACCTGCGGGCGGTGCCCTCCTACCCCGACGAGTTGGAAGGCAAATCCGCATGAGCGACACCACGTTCGAGTTCGACAACACTGCCGAAGGCGACGACGGCGTGACCGCGATGCCCGCGCTGGTGATCCCGCAGATGGACCTGGGCCAGCTGCTCGACGAGGCGATCCGCAAGGCCGTGAGTGGTCAGCTCGCGGCCGAGGCGAAGAAGATCGCCGCTGGTGTGGTCGGTGAGCTGCTGACCCCGGAGGTCGTGGCCGGGATGCGCGAGACCGCGGTCCTGGAGGCCGTGCGAGCCTTGGATCCCAGCCCCGAAGCTTCGCTTCCCGGCGAGCAGGATCCGGGCGCGGCAGAGGACGACGCGGAGGAAGACGCGCCTCCGCCGCTGGAGTACCGCACGCTGGATGCCTTTGTCCGCGACTACCTGGCGATGATGTACCGGCGCGAGGTCGTCGAGCCCGGGTCGGCCAAGCACGCCCGCTGGTGCCCGCGCTGGTGGGAGCACGGCGAGGCGATCGGCCGCCTGGAGGCGCTGTGGCGGGCGTTCGAGGAAGCCCGCCACGGTGAGGGCTCGGAGATGAGCACCTGGTGGCTCCAGCACGCCGACCCCATGATGACCGAGCTGCTGTCCCCGACGGGCCCGTTCAAGTACTGCTCGGTGCAGCAGGGACACCACGAACGGCTGGCCCGGCTACCGCTGGTGCCCGCACCAGAGGGGATGTTCGAGGACGGGCACGCCCACGACCCGGCACCGGCGGTGCTGGTGGCGTCGTCGTTGACCCTCCCCGCGCCGACGCACCCGCGCCGACGCACGGTCATGGAGTTCCCCGAATGAGCGCCCCAGCCCGGCCGCAGCGCACCGCCGCGCCCGCGCAGGGCTCGTGGGAGACGATCACCAGTGCGCTCGAGACCGCGGTCGGGCCCGGCCGCCCGTCGGGGGCGTGGACGAAGTACTGCTGCCCGGTCCACGAGGGCGACGGCCGCGGGCACAAGCCCTCGCTGGGCGTGAAGTACGACGACGCGGGCCAGCGCACGGTGGTGCGTTGCTTCGCCGGATGCGACAACGAGCAGGTACTCGACGTGCTCGGGCTGCGGGTTCGGGACATGTTCGACCGGCGTGTCGAGCGTGAGGGCAGTGGGCGGGGCCGCCGCGCGAACCGGCCCCGCTCCCGGCAGCTCTCGCGTGCCGACCGTGCGATCGATGCCGCGGGCCTGCCGCTGACCCAGCCGAAAAAACCTGACCCGGGCCGTCAGC
Coding sequences:
- a CDS encoding type IV secretory system conjugative DNA transfer family protein, with translation MKAPGQNGFSEWAPVLVPGAVGGVIEAAGLSLRVGEYLYADTPQTDVPWNPIALGIHLATGQLEWTGAATGGAVTLAAGTAVTVAGSVWAWRATCRQCRKLADKRGQVSRLAGKAFGRTGIRKEAIDSQARYMARGKELADLSREAILGKARDLQVQLRAGDAPGVLIGRAVADGRELYASYEDLHLDIWGPRSGKSTSRVIPAVMEAPGAVVATSNKRDVVDATRGARGEQGQVWVFDPQGVASEPCTWYWDPIAWVLGEDGGAGAQERAAELAGHFAAGGEADKRDAFFDPEGEDLLAGLILAAAVDKKPITQVFEWVTSAHEDAPVRILRDAGFGLVAGALADQYQAPEKQRGGVFSTAKKMAACLKYARIQPWVCPPAKGDAPRKAFDAAQFVRSRDTLYPLSKEGKGSAGPLVTALCAAIAAAGEAEGTRHPGGRLPVPLLIVLDEAANIVRWADLPKQYSHFGSRGMVVMTILQSWAQGVRCWGHEGMTALWSAANVKVLGAGLDDAAFLRDRSELIGPHYELTTSTSRSHGQNGSRSTSTSRTSEVTLHASDLAALPKGRVVIFISGHRPTLGQAVPWMQRPYAAQVRAALDRAARATHPQPSEVRPHLRAVPSYPDELEGKSA
- a CDS encoding DUF4913 domain-containing protein; the protein is MSDTTFEFDNTAEGDDGVTAMPALVIPQMDLGQLLDEAIRKAVSGQLAAEAKKIAAGVVGELLTPEVVAGMRETAVLEAVRALDPSPEASLPGEQDPGAAEDDAEEDAPPPLEYRTLDAFVRDYLAMMYRREVVEPGSAKHARWCPRWWEHGEAIGRLEALWRAFEEARHGEGSEMSTWWLQHADPMMTELLSPTGPFKYCSVQQGHHERLARLPLVPAPEGMFEDGHAHDPAPAVLVASSLTLPAPTHPRRRTVMEFPE